In Kitasatospora sp. NBC_00240, the following are encoded in one genomic region:
- a CDS encoding polysaccharide deacetylase family protein: MSRPLRRLAACAASAAVAALALAAPAAQASAEPAPTVNLATNPGFEIPALPLADWGAVPGWSCGAGEATVSAGQAHTGDSALSVVPATGDSTGECAQTVSVLPGTTYTVSAWVRGAYVFLGATGTGHDVAPSWVENTGGQWQRLTTTFTTGADASSVRLYLHGWYGQGPFGADDVQVDGPAPAPARATWNVPTSDNVVFFTIDDGWQRTPEAEQFITANKLPITAFPLPMPSGFEPDFFKRVTAVPGSSVQNHTVSHRDLTTLPLAEQQAEICDARDAAARVYGTPTTVFRPPYLAWNADTLQAAANCGIRTVVTATADFSWGASNVWHGGPLQAGDVVLMHFTDTLAGDLQRALAAAQAAGLRPAGLTEYLH, from the coding sequence GTGTCCAGACCCCTGCGTCGTCTCGCGGCGTGCGCCGCGAGCGCGGCCGTCGCCGCCCTCGCACTCGCGGCGCCCGCCGCCCAGGCCTCGGCCGAGCCCGCCCCCACCGTCAACCTGGCCACCAACCCGGGCTTCGAGATCCCGGCCCTCCCGCTCGCCGACTGGGGCGCGGTCCCCGGCTGGAGCTGCGGCGCCGGTGAGGCCACCGTATCCGCCGGGCAGGCGCACACCGGCGACTCCGCGCTGTCCGTCGTCCCGGCCACCGGCGACTCCACCGGTGAGTGCGCCCAGACCGTCTCGGTGCTTCCCGGTACCACGTACACGGTCTCCGCCTGGGTCCGCGGCGCGTACGTGTTCCTCGGCGCGACCGGGACCGGCCACGACGTGGCGCCGTCCTGGGTGGAGAACACCGGCGGCCAGTGGCAGCGGCTGACCACCACCTTCACCACCGGCGCCGACGCCTCCTCGGTCCGGCTCTACCTGCACGGCTGGTACGGCCAGGGCCCGTTCGGGGCGGACGACGTACAGGTCGACGGCCCGGCGCCGGCTCCCGCCCGGGCCACCTGGAACGTGCCGACCAGCGACAACGTGGTCTTCTTCACCATCGACGACGGCTGGCAGCGCACTCCGGAGGCGGAGCAGTTCATCACCGCGAACAAGCTGCCGATCACGGCGTTCCCGCTGCCGATGCCGTCCGGCTTCGAGCCCGACTTCTTCAAGCGGGTGACCGCCGTACCGGGCTCCTCGGTGCAGAACCACACCGTCTCGCACCGGGACCTGACCACGCTCCCGCTCGCCGAGCAGCAGGCCGAGATCTGCGACGCCCGGGACGCGGCCGCCCGCGTCTACGGGACACCCACCACGGTGTTCCGCCCGCCCTACCTCGCCTGGAACGCCGACACCCTGCAGGCCGCCGCCAACTGCGGCATCCGCACCGTCGTGACGGCGACCGCGGACTTCAGCTGGGGTGCCTCCAACGTCTGGCACGGCGGGCCGCTGCAGGCCGGTGACGTGGTGCTGATGCACTTCACGGACACCCTCGCGGGGGACCTGCAGCGGGCCCTGGCGGCGGCTCAGGCCGCCGGCCTGCGGCCGGCCGGACTCACCGAGTACCTGCACTGA
- a CDS encoding AMP-dependent synthetase/ligase: protein MRESISTAAPATAAGGLADSLYDAAERTPGLIQLARREAGSEQWHEVTAADFRDQVLALAKGLLTRGVRYGDRVALMSRTRYEWTLFDYALWSIGAISVPVYPTSAAEQVRWILAETQAVACVVEDEDHAMTVGAVCDALPDLNGIWQLDQDCVRAITEDGRGVPDSLVHRQRLGVTPDTIATVIYTSGTTGRPKGCLLTHGNLAVEADTLLDGWHEVFHDSGSEPPSTLLFLPMAHVYGRVAQIAAVRGGIRLGHLAEISTDALLPALAGYRPSVLIAVPYMLEKIYQQARRAAEEAGRSELFEQAARVAVEWAAAREQKALGHGPGPGPRLRLRHAAYDRTVYQRLRAVLGGRVRNLMSGGSTLSRDLGLFFAGAGMTLYEGYGLTETSAAVTANPPGRAKFGTVGLPLPGAAVSIADDGEVWVRGPMVFGGYLNHPRCTAEALYDGWLATGDLGHLDEDGYLSIVGRKKDLIVTSSGKNLAPSSLEERVQAHPLVSQCLVVGDDRPYVAALITLDGPALAHWLKTHGREQLDEWGILADEELHAEIQRAVAAANTAVSRAESIRAFRLLPREFTLELGLMTPSLKLRRAAITERYAEDIEELYSP, encoded by the coding sequence GTGCGCGAGTCCATCAGCACCGCCGCGCCCGCCACCGCCGCCGGCGGCCTCGCCGACTCGCTCTACGACGCCGCCGAACGCACCCCCGGACTGATCCAGCTGGCCCGCCGCGAGGCCGGCTCCGAGCAGTGGCACGAGGTCACCGCCGCCGACTTCCGCGACCAGGTGCTCGCCCTCGCCAAGGGCCTGCTCACCCGCGGCGTGCGGTACGGCGACCGGGTCGCCCTGATGTCCCGGACCCGCTACGAGTGGACCCTCTTCGACTACGCGCTCTGGTCGATCGGCGCGATCTCCGTCCCGGTCTACCCCACCTCGGCCGCCGAGCAGGTCCGCTGGATCCTCGCCGAGACGCAGGCGGTGGCCTGCGTGGTGGAGGACGAGGACCACGCGATGACCGTCGGCGCGGTCTGCGACGCGCTGCCCGACCTGAACGGGATCTGGCAGCTCGACCAGGACTGCGTACGGGCCATCACCGAGGACGGCCGCGGCGTGCCCGACTCCCTGGTGCACCGCCAGCGCCTCGGCGTCACCCCCGACACCATCGCCACCGTCATCTACACCTCGGGCACCACCGGCCGCCCCAAGGGCTGCCTGCTCACTCATGGCAACCTGGCCGTCGAGGCCGACACCCTGCTCGACGGCTGGCACGAGGTCTTCCACGACTCCGGCTCCGAACCGCCCTCCACCCTGCTCTTCCTCCCGATGGCCCACGTGTACGGGCGGGTCGCGCAGATCGCGGCCGTCCGCGGCGGCATCCGGCTCGGGCACCTGGCGGAGATCAGCACCGACGCCCTGCTGCCCGCGCTGGCCGGCTACCGGCCCAGCGTCCTGATCGCCGTGCCCTACATGCTGGAGAAGATCTACCAGCAGGCCCGGCGGGCGGCCGAGGAGGCCGGCCGGTCCGAACTCTTCGAGCAGGCCGCCCGGGTGGCCGTCGAATGGGCCGCCGCCCGGGAGCAGAAGGCGCTCGGGCACGGACCGGGGCCGGGCCCCCGGCTGCGGCTGCGGCACGCCGCCTACGACCGGACGGTCTACCAGCGGCTGCGGGCGGTGCTCGGCGGCCGGGTCCGCAACCTGATGTCGGGAGGGTCCACCCTCAGCCGCGACCTCGGACTCTTCTTCGCCGGCGCCGGGATGACCCTCTACGAGGGCTACGGCCTGACCGAGACCTCCGCGGCGGTCACCGCCAACCCGCCCGGCCGGGCCAAGTTCGGCACGGTGGGGCTCCCGCTGCCCGGCGCCGCGGTCTCGATCGCCGACGACGGCGAGGTGTGGGTGCGCGGCCCGATGGTGTTCGGCGGCTACCTCAACCACCCGCGATGTACCGCCGAGGCGCTCTACGACGGCTGGCTGGCCACCGGGGACCTCGGCCACCTCGACGAGGACGGCTACCTCAGCATCGTCGGCCGCAAGAAGGACCTGATCGTCACCAGCAGCGGCAAGAACCTCGCGCCGAGCAGCCTGGAGGAGCGGGTCCAGGCCCACCCGCTGGTCTCCCAGTGCCTGGTGGTCGGCGACGACCGACCGTACGTCGCGGCGCTGATCACCCTGGACGGGCCCGCCCTGGCGCACTGGCTGAAGACCCACGGCCGCGAGCAGCTGGACGAGTGGGGCATCCTCGCCGACGAGGAGCTGCACGCCGAGATCCAGCGGGCCGTGGCCGCCGCCAACACCGCCGTCTCCCGGGCCGAGTCGATCCGCGCCTTCCGGCTGCTCCCCCGCGAGTTCACCCTGGAACTGGGCCTGATGACCCCTTCGCTGAAGCTGCGCCGGGCGGCGATCACCGAGCGGTACGCCGAGGACATCGAGGAGCTGTACTCGCCCTAG
- a CDS encoding nitrate- and nitrite sensing domain-containing protein: MRLRSSSIRAKVIALLMVPIVALTALWVYATLVTTGDVWTQFEVSSSYQSFGVTVDQYAHDLQNERSAAVLKLADPRSQPAAEAFDKARTTTDREAQALHAKVGTAQARKLDGTQQARFREVLASYDQVVAVRDHIERSMVSWTYILDQYSDLIKPTFAFRSAFVSRQSGQLPRQGTILIELVRAREYLAQEDAAMGGLSASTAKISPQQYQAALDALHNQRALFTVYIAELEPADRTDYVGLRSGENWSALERAERDFTNAAGYERVAEAINGDDWRAVADRALSDLDAINARLAGGIDARADSYAMGLLWRGGIAGAIGLAAIVLSIVISYRIGRGMAREMIGLRNAAHELAANRLPSVMLRLRRGEPVDIAAETPELQFGPAEAGQVGRAINAVQRAAVEAAVEQAELRRGVSAVFVNLARRSQVLLHRQLTLLDTMERRTEDPAELEDLFRLDHLTTRMRRHAEGLIILSGGSPGRAWRKPVRMVDVVRAAVGEVEDYARVIVRPFPGTGLLGSAVADVTHLIAELVENAAVFSPPQTQVTVQGEVVAHGFALEIDDRGLGLSSQALAEINQRLAVEQEFDLADTDRLGLFVVSRLARRHGIRVHLRPSPYGGTTAVVLIPRELLAEAPDVMSEQPAAPVPVQARTAPAAGARRGQRELVAVPALAETGPHGRHAGPDSATDEPEQDAGRRGGPRPSVAEPAREPGGLPRRRAGGPVLVPAPAPDGSGRGRHRRDEGPQGRPAGVPDSGQPDGGQSGAGQSGGALPGGGLLPRRVRQANLAPQLKEAAQARAAAAPGAAPGEPARERSPEEARATFTSFQRGFTRGRGDRARPGSLTAVPSPAVPAAPVAPSPASPALFDPWAGSNRRALTPGPRPAALPAAPAGPAALTGRRPGASASLVPPEASAPPGSPSPSASPSPSPSASSAPPAPAEGTDS; this comes from the coding sequence ATGCGTCTGCGCAGCAGCTCGATCCGCGCGAAGGTCATCGCGCTGCTCATGGTGCCCATCGTCGCGCTCACGGCCCTGTGGGTCTACGCGACCCTGGTCACCACCGGTGATGTTTGGACCCAGTTCGAGGTCAGCAGCAGTTACCAGAGCTTCGGCGTCACGGTCGACCAGTACGCGCACGACCTGCAGAACGAGCGCAGCGCCGCCGTCCTGAAGCTCGCCGACCCGCGCTCGCAACCCGCCGCCGAGGCCTTCGACAAGGCCCGCACCACCACCGACCGGGAGGCCCAGGCGCTGCACGCCAAGGTCGGCACCGCGCAGGCCCGCAAGCTGGACGGCACCCAGCAGGCCCGCTTCCGCGAAGTCCTGGCGAGCTACGACCAGGTGGTCGCGGTCCGTGACCACATCGAGCGCTCGATGGTCAGCTGGACGTACATCCTCGACCAGTACAGCGACCTGATCAAACCCACCTTCGCGTTCCGCTCGGCCTTCGTCAGCCGGCAGAGCGGCCAGCTGCCCCGGCAGGGCACCATCCTGATCGAACTGGTCCGGGCCCGCGAGTACCTCGCGCAGGAGGACGCGGCGATGGGCGGCCTGAGCGCCTCCACCGCCAAGATCAGCCCGCAGCAGTACCAGGCCGCGCTGGACGCCCTGCACAACCAGCGCGCCCTGTTCACCGTCTACATCGCCGAGCTCGAACCCGCCGACCGCACCGACTACGTCGGCCTGCGCAGCGGCGAGAACTGGTCCGCGCTGGAGCGCGCCGAACGGGACTTCACCAACGCCGCCGGCTACGAGCGGGTCGCCGAGGCCATCAACGGGGACGACTGGCGGGCCGTCGCCGACCGCGCGCTGAGCGACCTCGACGCGATCAACGCCCGGCTGGCGGGCGGCATCGACGCCCGCGCCGACTCCTACGCCATGGGCCTGCTCTGGCGCGGCGGCATCGCCGGCGCGATCGGCCTGGCCGCGATCGTGCTCTCCATCGTGATCTCCTACCGGATCGGCCGCGGCATGGCCCGGGAGATGATCGGCCTGCGCAACGCCGCCCACGAGCTGGCCGCCAACCGGCTGCCCTCGGTGATGCTCCGGCTGCGCCGGGGCGAGCCCGTCGACATCGCCGCCGAGACCCCCGAGCTGCAGTTCGGCCCGGCCGAGGCCGGCCAGGTCGGCCGGGCGATCAACGCCGTGCAGCGGGCCGCCGTCGAGGCGGCCGTCGAGCAGGCCGAACTGCGCCGCGGCGTCTCCGCGGTCTTCGTGAACCTGGCCCGCCGCAGCCAGGTGCTGCTGCACCGCCAGCTCACCCTGCTGGACACCATGGAGCGCCGCACCGAGGACCCGGCCGAGCTGGAGGACCTCTTCCGCCTCGACCACCTCACCACCCGCATGCGCCGGCACGCCGAGGGCCTGATCATCCTCTCCGGCGGCTCGCCGGGCCGCGCCTGGCGCAAGCCGGTGCGGATGGTCGACGTGGTCCGCGCCGCCGTCGGCGAGGTCGAGGACTACGCCCGGGTGATCGTCCGGCCGTTCCCGGGCACCGGGCTGCTCGGCAGCGCGGTCGCCGACGTCACCCACCTGATCGCCGAACTGGTCGAGAACGCGGCCGTGTTCTCGCCGCCGCAGACCCAGGTCACGGTGCAGGGCGAGGTGGTCGCCCACGGCTTCGCGCTGGAGATCGACGACCGCGGCCTCGGGCTGAGCAGCCAGGCCCTCGCCGAGATCAACCAGCGGCTCGCCGTGGAGCAGGAGTTCGACCTCGCGGACACCGACCGGCTGGGCCTGTTCGTGGTCAGCCGGCTGGCCCGCCGGCACGGCATCCGGGTGCACCTGCGGCCCTCGCCCTACGGCGGCACCACGGCCGTCGTACTGATCCCGCGCGAACTGCTCGCCGAGGCGCCGGACGTGATGTCGGAGCAGCCGGCCGCCCCCGTCCCGGTCCAGGCCCGGACGGCGCCCGCCGCCGGCGCCCGGCGCGGCCAGCGCGAGCTGGTCGCGGTGCCGGCCCTGGCCGAGACCGGACCGCACGGGCGCCACGCCGGCCCGGACTCCGCCACGGACGAGCCCGAGCAGGACGCCGGACGCCGGGGCGGCCCCCGCCCGTCGGTGGCCGAGCCCGCCCGCGAGCCGGGCGGCCTGCCGCGCCGCCGGGCCGGCGGTCCCGTCCTGGTACCCGCGCCCGCCCCCGACGGCTCGGGCCGCGGCCGGCACCGGCGCGACGAGGGCCCGCAGGGCCGCCCGGCCGGGGTGCCGGACAGCGGGCAGCCGGACGGTGGACAGTCGGGTGCCGGACAGTCGGGCGGTGCGCTGCCGGGCGGCGGACTGCTGCCGCGGCGGGTCCGCCAGGCGAATCTGGCCCCGCAGCTCAAGGAGGCCGCCCAGGCCCGGGCCGCGGCCGCGCCCGGTGCCGCGCCGGGCGAGCCCGCCCGCGAGCGTTCTCCCGAGGAGGCCCGGGCCACCTTCACCTCCTTCCAGCGAGGGTTCACCCGTGGCCGGGGCGACCGGGCCAGGCCCGGTTCGCTGACCGCCGTGCCGTCCCCCGCCGTGCCCGCGGCCCCGGTGGCGCCCTCCCCGGCGAGTCCCGCGCTCTTCGACCCCTGGGCCGGATCGAACCGTCGGGCCCTCACCCCCGGCCCCCGTCCGGCGGCGCTGCCCGCCGCCCCGGCCGGCCCGGCAGCCCTCACCGGCCGCCGCCCGGGAGCCTCCGCTTCGCTCGTCCCGCCCGAAGCTTCTGCACCACCCGGATCACCGTCACCATCCGCATCACCCTCACCGTCACCATCCGCATCATCCGCACCACCCGCTCCAGCGGAAGGAACTGATTCATGA
- a CDS encoding exonuclease SbcCD subunit D, giving the protein MRLLHTSDWHLGRSFHRESLHDAQRAFLDQLVDVVRAERVQAVLVAGDVYDRALPGLEAVALFDQALHRLAALGVPTVFISGNHDSARRLGVGAGLIDRAGIHLRTDPAGCATPVLLADEHGPVAVYGLPYLEPALVRESFGLERGGHAAVLGAAMERVRADLAGRPAGTRAVVLAHAFVTGGAPSDSERDIAVGGVANVPLSVFDGVHYAALGHLHGCQTLAPHVRYSGSPLAYSFSEVDHRKSMWLVDLAADGSVTAERAYTPVPRELACLRGRLEELLADPRHAGHEQSWVQVTLTDPGRPAEPMERLRRRFPHTLQLLFDPDETESGPARSYASRVRGRTDLEIAEGFVRHVRPGTEPDDAELRWLREGFESTRESADRRADQP; this is encoded by the coding sequence ATGCGACTGCTGCATACCTCCGACTGGCACCTCGGGCGCTCCTTCCACCGGGAGAGCCTGCACGACGCCCAGCGCGCCTTCCTCGACCAGCTGGTGGATGTGGTCCGGGCGGAGCGTGTCCAGGCCGTACTGGTGGCCGGCGACGTGTACGACCGGGCGCTGCCCGGGCTGGAGGCGGTCGCCCTCTTCGACCAGGCCCTGCACCGGCTCGCCGCGCTCGGCGTGCCCACCGTCTTCATCAGCGGCAACCACGACTCGGCCCGGCGCCTGGGCGTCGGCGCCGGCCTGATCGACCGGGCCGGCATCCACCTGCGGACGGACCCGGCCGGCTGCGCCACCCCGGTGCTGCTGGCCGACGAGCACGGCCCGGTGGCGGTCTACGGGCTGCCGTACCTCGAACCGGCGTTGGTCCGCGAGAGTTTCGGCCTGGAGCGCGGGGGCCACGCGGCCGTCCTCGGCGCCGCCATGGAGCGGGTCCGGGCGGACCTGGCCGGCCGGCCGGCGGGCACCCGCGCGGTGGTGCTGGCGCACGCCTTCGTGACCGGCGGGGCGCCCAGCGACAGCGAGCGCGACATCGCGGTCGGCGGGGTGGCGAACGTGCCGCTGTCGGTGTTCGACGGGGTGCACTACGCCGCCCTGGGCCACCTGCACGGCTGCCAGACCCTGGCCCCGCACGTGCGCTACAGCGGCTCCCCGCTCGCCTACTCCTTCTCCGAGGTGGACCACCGCAAGTCGATGTGGCTGGTCGACCTGGCGGCGGACGGCTCGGTGACCGCCGAGCGGGCGTACACGCCCGTCCCCCGGGAGCTGGCCTGCCTGCGCGGGCGGCTGGAGGAGCTGCTCGCCGACCCGCGCCACGCCGGGCACGAGCAGTCCTGGGTGCAGGTCACCCTGACCGATCCGGGCCGCCCCGCCGAGCCGATGGAGCGGCTGCGCCGGCGTTTCCCGCACACCCTCCAGCTGCTCTTCGACCCGGACGAGACCGAGTCCGGCCCGGCCCGGTCCTACGCGTCCCGGGTACGCGGGCGGACCGACCTGGAGATCGCCGAGGGCTTCGTGCGGCACGTCCGGCCCGGCACCGAGCCGGACGACGCCGAGCTGCGCTGGCTGCGCGAGGGCTTCGAGAGCACCCGCGAGAGCGCCGACCGGCGGGCGGACCAGCCATGA
- a CDS encoding SGNH/GDSL hydrolase family protein: MSVATLAILLTLASLFVASPASAAGVRYAALGDSYSAGVGAGSYTSESGSCKRSTNSYPYLWKNAHAPSAFAFVACSGARTGDVLNNQLSVLDANTTLVSISIGGNDAGFASTMQTCVLDDDTACLAAVAAAKSYATNTLPAQLDNVYAQIHAKAPNAHVVVLGYPHLYKIGGSCIFGIGDTKRAAINSAADTLADVTAKRAANAGFSYADVRSAFTGHEICSGGTVWLNSTVLPVDESYHPKAAGQSGGYLPVFSAAA, translated from the coding sequence ATGTCCGTCGCCACACTGGCGATTCTCCTCACCCTGGCCAGTCTTTTCGTGGCCTCACCCGCCAGTGCCGCGGGGGTGCGCTACGCCGCCCTCGGCGACTCCTACTCCGCCGGCGTAGGGGCCGGCAGCTACACGAGCGAGAGCGGTAGCTGCAAGCGCAGCACCAACTCGTACCCCTACCTCTGGAAGAACGCCCACGCGCCGTCGGCCTTCGCGTTCGTCGCCTGCTCGGGCGCCAGAACCGGTGACGTGCTGAACAACCAGCTGTCCGTCCTGGACGCGAACACCACGCTGGTCAGTATCAGCATCGGCGGCAACGACGCGGGCTTCGCCAGCACCATGCAGACCTGCGTGCTCGACGATGACACGGCCTGCCTGGCCGCGGTGGCCGCCGCCAAGAGCTACGCGACAAACACGCTGCCGGCCCAGCTCGACAACGTCTACGCCCAGATCCACGCCAAGGCGCCCAACGCCCACGTGGTCGTGCTCGGCTACCCGCACCTCTACAAGATCGGCGGCAGCTGCATCTTCGGGATCGGGGACACCAAGCGGGCAGCCATCAACAGTGCGGCGGACACCCTGGCCGACGTGACCGCCAAGCGGGCGGCGAACGCCGGCTTCAGCTACGCCGACGTGCGGAGCGCGTTCACCGGCCACGAGATCTGCTCCGGCGGGACGGTGTGGCTGAACAGCACGGTGCTCCCGGTCGACGAGAGCTACCACCCGAAGGCGGCCGGCCAGTCCGGGGGCTACCTCCCGGTGTTCTCCGCCGCGGCCTGA
- a CDS encoding DUF742 domain-containing protein has translation MVRLFSMTKGRARPTEEGLFDLISMIAATDRAEDDEDEAALDLEHHRILTWCRREPLTVAELGSYTDLPVSVVRVLLGDLYDAELITVTRPVPLAQLPDERLLRDVINGLRAL, from the coding sequence ATGGTCCGGCTGTTCTCGATGACCAAGGGACGGGCCAGGCCCACCGAGGAGGGTCTGTTCGACCTGATCTCGATGATCGCGGCCACCGACCGGGCCGAGGACGACGAGGACGAAGCCGCCCTCGACCTGGAGCACCACCGCATTCTCACCTGGTGCCGGCGTGAGCCGCTCACCGTCGCCGAGCTGGGCTCGTACACCGACCTGCCGGTCAGCGTGGTGCGGGTGCTGCTCGGTGACCTGTACGACGCCGAGCTGATCACCGTCACCCGTCCCGTCCCGCTCGCCCAACTGCCGGACGAGCGCCTGCTCCGAGATGTGATCAATGGACTCCGTGCGCTCTGA
- a CDS encoding ATP/GTP-binding protein, translating into MDSVRSDPATSRAQWPGGPAVALKILVAGGFGAGKTTLVGAVSEIRPLRTEEQISELSRTVDDTSGVEAKRTTTVAMDFGRIDLREGLALYLFGTPGQDRFWFVWDELAQGALGAVVLADTRRLADCFPSVDFFEQRGIPFLVAVNCFEGTEVFAPEDVRAALDLDPGVPVLLCDARSREDGKKLLIALVEHAADRRAGAVVPSV; encoded by the coding sequence ATGGACTCCGTGCGCTCTGACCCCGCCACCTCCCGAGCGCAGTGGCCCGGCGGCCCGGCCGTCGCCCTCAAGATCCTCGTCGCGGGGGGCTTCGGCGCGGGCAAGACCACCCTGGTCGGGGCGGTCAGCGAGATCCGCCCGCTGCGCACCGAGGAGCAGATCAGCGAACTCAGCCGGACCGTCGACGACACCTCGGGGGTCGAGGCGAAGCGGACCACCACGGTGGCGATGGACTTCGGCCGGATCGACCTGCGCGAGGGCCTGGCGCTCTACCTGTTCGGCACCCCCGGCCAGGACCGGTTCTGGTTCGTCTGGGACGAGCTCGCCCAGGGCGCGCTCGGCGCGGTGGTGCTCGCCGACACCCGCCGGCTGGCCGACTGCTTCCCCTCCGTGGACTTCTTCGAGCAGCGCGGCATCCCCTTCCTGGTCGCCGTCAACTGCTTCGAGGGCACCGAGGTCTTCGCCCCCGAGGACGTCCGGGCGGCGCTCGACCTCGACCCGGGCGTACCGGTGCTGCTCTGCGACGCCCGCAGCCGTGAGGACGGCAAGAAGCTGCTGATCGCCCTGGTCGAGCACGCCGCCGACCGGCGGGCCGGGGCGGTCGTCCCGTCCGTATGA
- a CDS encoding roadblock/LC7 domain-containing protein, protein MTSTTQPSGDLNWLLDDLVGRVAALRHGVILSSDGLATGASSGLGREDAEHLAAVAAGFHSLAKGAGRHFQVGGVRQTMVELDEAFLFITAAGDGSCLAVLSEAEADIGLIAYEMALLVKRVGEHLAAEPRTAPPGR, encoded by the coding sequence ATGACCAGTACGACGCAGCCGTCCGGGGACCTCAACTGGCTCCTGGACGACCTCGTGGGACGGGTCGCGGCCCTGCGGCACGGCGTGATCCTCTCCAGCGACGGCCTGGCCACCGGTGCCTCCAGCGGCCTCGGCCGCGAGGACGCCGAGCACCTGGCCGCGGTCGCCGCGGGCTTCCACAGCCTGGCGAAGGGCGCCGGCCGGCACTTCCAGGTCGGCGGGGTCCGCCAGACCATGGTCGAACTCGACGAGGCCTTCCTCTTCATCACCGCCGCCGGCGACGGCAGTTGCCTCGCCGTGCTCAGCGAGGCCGAGGCCGACATCGGCCTGATCGCCTACGAGATGGCCCTGCTGGTCAAGCGGGTCGGCGAGCACCTGGCCGCCGAGCCCCGAACCGCGCCGCCCGGGAGATGA